The genomic stretch CCGCCGGCCCCACCCCCGCCAGTCGAGGTCTCGGACGAGGTCGACATCGAGGACATCATCGACACCATCGACCTGTCCTTCGAGGACGTCGCGCCCGTCGACTCGACACCGCCCAAGCCGGAGCCGCCCGTGGTCGTGATCCCGACACCTGACCCGCCCGAGGCCCCGGTCCTGCCGGACGCAATCGACGACTCGGACCTCGTCCACGTCGTCGCGGAGGTCCAGCCGGAGTTGATCGGCGGGCTGGCCGGGCTCCAGGGCCGGATCGAGTACCCGGAGATGGCGCGGCGCGTCGGGATCGAGGGCCAGGTCGTCGTCCAGTTCGTCGTCGACGAGCGGGGGAACGTCGTCGACCCCATCGTCCTCCGGTCCCCGAACGAGCTCCTGTCGGAGGCCGCGCTCAAGGCCGTCCGCGAGAGCCAGTTCACGCCGGGCCAGCAGCGCGGGCGCCCGGTGAAGGTCCGGTTCGCCGTCCCCGTCACCTTCCGCCTCCGCTGAAGGCGGAGCAACTTCTGCGACGGGCCCGTGTCTGTACGGGAGGCACGGATCGCGGCGCTTCACCGTTTTCGCGAACGGACTCGCACCGACGCCCCCGCCGGCCCTACCTTCCGTCGAGGCCGGATTCGGCCGCCCTCCCCCCTCTCTGACATGGCCCTCTACAAAACCCCCAAAGCCGACCTCAAGAGGAAGTATCCGCTGTTCCTGCAGCTCGGGCTCCTCGTGTCCCTCGGTCTGGTGATCGCCGCCTTCACGGTGCCGCTCC from Rubrivirga marina encodes the following:
- a CDS encoding energy transducer TonB; its protein translation is PPAPPPPVEVSDEVDIEDIIDTIDLSFEDVAPVDSTPPKPEPPVVVIPTPDPPEAPVLPDAIDDSDLVHVVAEVQPELIGGLAGLQGRIEYPEMARRVGIEGQVVVQFVVDERGNVVDPIVLRSPNELLSEAALKAVRESQFTPGQQRGRPVKVRFAVPVTFRLR